One window of Nostoc sp. C052 genomic DNA carries:
- a CDS encoding glycosyltransferase gives MRKIHQELEKNGYAVIEFLNETEVKSFLKFNEKYSFPNNLATTGMTFSMSTSDLSYRRLLTQEVKRHFASKLKILFPEYRIVLCNLVFKSPDVLLSEMPLHQDPSLVDETSLTSFGVWCPLIDVDEQNGCLQVVKKSHLLNSKPRPIFVFDGFSYSQEILSILQQNYLSSISMKAGQALVYDKRLFHGSPPNTTIVERVAAVCSLVPQNILTHFCYRETLTSEKLQVFEVEDEFYDRYIVGQRPEGVKRLDTFDYEVDPLTPEILIEKLGTKNSNLRISNWANFEINFQAQFLEKLNPSPQKLAILVSNEFEGFSQNGGIGTYYTTLSQKLKSDGWYVILLLCQTESDFQGETSFPDVDCVLSTHKIKQVLNLQPIHHQILATTQQDAISNSFDYQSCCCLFFTQAVVSSLPDAVVYIEFPDIWGFGYRTIQAKKTGLLGDSCLIGVTAHGCFEWLREVNSQYTLEQPQWFWQAYHYEQFSYENADVAYFPSYFLKSKLESYGWEISHSHHLPYFVPIINQQGKSEGFANQNNLNVDKIPVVFFGRLEERKGLCTFVEAIKLLNPILVERIQIIFMGKIIPLQSSQLQHLDSQQYIEQQLDSHIRYNLIPNLSSQDAITFITELNHPIVCLTSIQENFPNAGLEMGQLPVSLVVSNTGGFQETLNLIERYDCVHYFHPANYYSLAQTITEAINAYPEKPLIPQYEFLQKINQRLLNQRLEYMSQAFINAAPKEPQTPKVTIAIVCWQTVNNILECLESLAAQTYKNFDVIIGYRESSDEYLQERIIQAQTKFPSYKYLNLDANWSLGESYNYLVELAAGEYILQLAVEHIALPDMLENLVTAAIASNADVVVCPQVTLQEDGELEAIPLIDGSLLKLLEFNHNQDISALFSLKLLQEFRYFPERGLFALNWHILAAAIATGKEIAYYPYPLYVTSNSDSRINSVNLAKERYYLRQYLYQIEPSKWNQRQLNFLLTGIEQLLQQQNSGKIWHFTHQNNQNLSPQSQAWMLTAQQIQDELTQTQETLKSLQAWNQQLQAGKDWLEVQWQTWMLRAQKAEFEWERWQSFSTMMSASKFWQLRSAWLKFKRLIGSKKPDLLQLANQVNSDIPIRDFVALIASQKVRFFQPEASESPVVSIISVFLNDYQYFETTYRSVINQTWQNFEWIIVNDGSTNADAIAFIESLSQRTNKIKVLCHSNQQGDAAGRNTAIAQARGKYLFFLNLVDIIDPTYIEKSLLFLETHSEFSFVNSYSAIFQAEEYWCNHSLSQLASLSDENQFTRGLLYRKADFEQLGGFDTDLKLYADWERWLKAIANQQLGWTIPEYLECNRSINSVEQDPWELKRVTELIQSRYHDFLSSTPTANISLNRQSLNPQQLKYKIAGQNSLKRDNSGKRLLFFFPSLSNSNVDKFHLDLVTLLEKEGYEMAIATTFKSEHPWYDSFYRLTPDIFHLPNFLDQVYWLAFIRYIIQSRQIDIVVISHTDIAYYFLPLLRAEFPQVAFIDWTYTGESNSQSNNYSTVSSQFSQYLDCQALFSPEVTAVEKDINYPTKSKLRVCSSNFEMINIFTEAIQTRQTQIQSEIDTELATVALLLALR, from the coding sequence ATGCGTAAAATTCATCAAGAACTTGAAAAGAATGGATATGCAGTCATTGAATTTCTCAATGAAACTGAAGTAAAAAGCTTCCTCAAATTTAACGAAAAGTATTCTTTTCCTAATAATTTGGCAACTACTGGTATGACTTTTAGTATGAGTACCTCAGATTTATCATATCGGAGGCTACTTACTCAGGAAGTAAAAAGACATTTTGCTTCCAAATTGAAAATTTTATTCCCCGAATATAGAATAGTACTTTGTAATTTAGTTTTTAAAAGCCCTGATGTATTATTGAGTGAAATGCCTCTCCATCAAGACCCATCTTTAGTAGATGAAACATCTTTAACATCCTTTGGAGTGTGGTGTCCTCTAATTGATGTAGACGAGCAAAATGGCTGTCTCCAAGTTGTCAAAAAAAGCCATTTGTTGAATTCAAAACCTAGACCAATTTTTGTTTTTGATGGCTTTTCCTACAGTCAAGAGATACTGTCAATTTTACAACAAAATTATCTCAGCAGCATCTCGATGAAAGCTGGACAAGCGCTAGTATATGATAAGCGACTTTTTCACGGATCGCCACCTAATACAACTATTGTTGAAAGAGTCGCAGCTGTATGCAGCTTAGTTCCTCAAAACATCTTGACCCATTTTTGCTACAGAGAGACGCTAACCTCTGAAAAGCTACAAGTATTTGAGGTAGAGGATGAATTTTATGATCGCTACATAGTTGGACAAAGACCAGAGGGTGTGAAAAGATTGGATACTTTTGATTATGAAGTTGACCCCCTAACACCAGAGATACTTATAGAAAAATTAGGGACAAAAAATTCTAATTTAAGAATTTCTAATTGGGCAAACTTTGAAATTAATTTTCAGGCTCAGTTTTTAGAAAAACTTAACCCCTCCCCTCAAAAATTAGCAATCCTTGTTAGCAATGAATTTGAAGGTTTTTCTCAAAATGGTGGCATAGGCACTTACTATACAACCTTAAGTCAGAAACTTAAATCTGATGGTTGGTATGTCATCCTACTGCTTTGTCAAACTGAATCTGACTTTCAAGGAGAAACAAGCTTTCCTGATGTAGATTGCGTCCTCTCTACTCACAAAATCAAACAGGTTTTAAATCTCCAACCAATTCATCATCAAATTTTAGCGACAACGCAACAAGATGCAATTAGCAATAGTTTCGACTATCAGAGTTGCTGTTGTTTATTCTTCACTCAAGCAGTCGTCTCTAGCTTGCCAGATGCAGTCGTTTATATAGAATTTCCAGACATTTGGGGGTTTGGCTATCGCACAATTCAAGCTAAAAAAACTGGTTTGCTGGGTGACAGTTGTCTTATTGGCGTCACTGCTCATGGGTGCTTTGAATGGTTGCGCGAGGTTAATAGTCAATATACTCTAGAGCAACCCCAATGGTTTTGGCAAGCTTACCACTACGAGCAATTTTCCTATGAGAATGCAGATGTCGCTTATTTTCCTTCATACTTCCTCAAGTCCAAATTAGAAAGTTATGGTTGGGAAATATCCCATTCTCATCATTTACCATACTTTGTACCTATTATAAATCAGCAAGGTAAAAGTGAGGGATTTGCAAATCAAAATAATCTCAATGTAGATAAAATACCTGTTGTCTTTTTCGGCCGTCTGGAAGAGAGAAAAGGACTTTGCACTTTTGTAGAAGCAATCAAATTACTGAATCCTATTTTAGTTGAGAGAATTCAGATTATTTTTATGGGAAAAATTATTCCCCTGCAATCGTCCCAACTACAACATCTAGATAGTCAGCAGTATATCGAACAACAACTTGATAGTCACATAAGATACAACTTAATACCAAATTTATCCAGTCAAGATGCAATTACATTTATTACTGAATTAAATCACCCAATTGTTTGCTTAACAAGCATCCAAGAAAACTTTCCCAATGCGGGATTAGAAATGGGACAGTTACCCGTTAGTTTAGTAGTTTCAAATACAGGTGGATTCCAAGAAACTTTAAATTTAATTGAGCGTTATGACTGTGTGCATTACTTTCACCCAGCAAATTACTATTCTCTCGCTCAAACTATAACCGAGGCAATTAATGCTTATCCTGAAAAACCATTAATTCCCCAATATGAATTTTTACAAAAAATCAATCAACGCCTGCTAAACCAAAGATTAGAATATATGAGTCAAGCTTTTATTAATGCCGCTCCTAAAGAACCTCAAACTCCTAAAGTCACAATTGCTATTGTCTGCTGGCAGACAGTAAATAATATATTAGAGTGCTTAGAAAGTCTTGCCGCCCAAACTTATAAGAATTTTGATGTGATTATCGGGTATCGAGAATCATCTGATGAGTATTTACAAGAAAGAATTATTCAAGCTCAAACTAAGTTTCCTAGCTATAAATATTTAAATTTAGATGCGAACTGGAGTTTAGGAGAAAGTTATAATTACTTAGTCGAATTAGCAGCAGGAGAGTATATTTTACAGTTGGCTGTGGAACATATTGCCTTACCAGATATGCTAGAAAATTTAGTGACGGCGGCGATCGCATCTAATGCAGATGTGGTAGTATGTCCGCAAGTTACACTGCAAGAAGATGGAGAACTAGAAGCGATCCCTCTCATCGATGGTTCCTTACTCAAGTTGCTGGAGTTTAACCACAACCAAGATATATCTGCGTTATTTTCGCTCAAACTGCTGCAAGAATTTCGCTACTTCCCAGAAAGGGGATTGTTCGCTCTCAATTGGCACATTTTAGCAGCAGCGATCGCCACTGGTAAAGAAATTGCTTACTACCCTTATCCTCTCTACGTCACTAGCAATTCTGACTCAAGAATTAATTCTGTAAATCTAGCTAAAGAACGGTATTATCTGCGTCAATACTTATATCAAATTGAGCCTAGTAAGTGGAATCAACGCCAGCTTAATTTCCTGCTCACAGGTATTGAGCAACTTCTGCAACAGCAAAACTCAGGTAAAATATGGCACTTTACTCATCAAAATAACCAAAATTTATCTCCTCAGTCTCAGGCTTGGATGCTAACTGCACAGCAAATTCAAGACGAACTCACACAAACCCAAGAAACTCTAAAAAGCTTGCAAGCATGGAATCAACAACTACAAGCTGGGAAGGACTGGCTAGAGGTACAATGGCAGACATGGATGTTGAGGGCGCAAAAAGCTGAGTTTGAGTGGGAACGATGGCAATCTTTTAGCACGATGATGTCTGCGAGTAAGTTTTGGCAACTCCGCAGTGCTTGGTTAAAATTCAAACGGCTAATCGGCTCGAAAAAGCCCGATCTACTTCAGTTAGCAAATCAAGTTAACTCCGACATTCCTATCCGAGATTTTGTTGCTCTCATTGCTAGCCAAAAAGTGAGATTTTTTCAGCCAGAAGCTTCTGAATCTCCTGTAGTTTCAATTATTTCTGTGTTTCTTAACGACTATCAGTATTTTGAAACTACCTACAGAAGTGTAATTAACCAAACCTGGCAAAATTTTGAATGGATTATTGTCAATGACGGCTCGACAAACGCCGATGCAATAGCATTCATTGAGTCATTATCTCAAAGAACGAACAAAATAAAAGTCCTCTGTCATTCTAATCAACAAGGTGATGCAGCAGGACGCAACACAGCGATCGCCCAAGCTAGAGGCAAATATTTATTTTTTCTCAATTTGGTTGACATTATTGACCCCACATATATCGAAAAAAGCCTTCTGTTCTTAGAAACCCATTCGGAATTTTCCTTTGTTAACTCCTACTCTGCGATCTTTCAAGCAGAGGAATACTGGTGCAATCATAGTTTGAGCCAACTTGCTTCATTGTCGGATGAAAATCAGTTTACAAGAGGATTGCTGTACCGCAAAGCGGATTTTGAGCAACTAGGGGGATTTGACACAGACTTAAAGTTATATGCAGATTGGGAACGATGGCTAAAAGCGATCGCCAATCAACAACTTGGATGGACAATTCCTGAATATTTAGAGTGCAATCGCAGCATTAATTCTGTTGAGCAAGATCCTTGGGAACTCAAGCGAGTAACTGAATTAATCCAGTCGCGCTACCATGATTTTTTAAGCAGCACCCCGACTGCAAATATTTCTCTCAACCGTCAATCACTTAACCCGCAGCAACTCAAATATAAAATAGCCGGACAAAACTCCCTTAAGCGCGACAATTCTGGGAAACGCTTGCTGTTTTTCTTTCCTTCCCTCTCCAATAGCAATGTTGATAAATTTCATCTGGACTTAGTGACGCTGCTGGAAAAAGAAGGTTATGAAATGGCGATCGCCACAACCTTCAAATCAGAGCATCCTTGGTATGATTCTTTTTATCGCCTCACACCAGACATATTTCATCTACCTAATTTCTTAGATCAAGTGTACTGGTTGGCTTTTATCCGCTACATTATCCAATCTCGTCAAATTGATATTGTTGTAATTTCTCACACAGACATCGCCTATTACTTCCTCCCTCTACTCCGTGCTGAATTTCCTCAAGTTGCTTTTATTGATTGGACATACACTGGCGAGTCTAATTCCCAAAGCAATAATTACTCCACTGTCTCTAGTCAATTTAGTCAGTATCTTGACTGTCAAGCTTTATTCTCTCCAGAAGTGACTGCGGTTGAGAAAGATATTAATTATCCAACTAAATCTAAGTTGAGAGTTTGCTCCAGTAATTTTGAAATGATAAACATTTTTACTGAAGCCATCCAAACACGTCAAACCCAGATCCAATCAGAAATTGACACGGAGTTAGCAACTGTAGCTTTATTACTTGCACTCAGGTAA